The Aptenodytes patagonicus chromosome 25, bAptPat1.pri.cur, whole genome shotgun sequence genome window below encodes:
- the LOC143170877 gene encoding DNA polymerase epsilon subunit 4-like: MAAAAGAVPVPVPVPVAGAEAAGPGEEAAGAGPPGPGPARLARLPLARVKALVKADPDVSLASQEAVFVLARATELFVETIAKDAYVYAQQGKRKTLQRKDLDNAIEAIDEFAFLEGTLD, from the exons atggcggcggcggcgggggccgtgccggtgccggtgccggtgccggtggcgggcgcggaggcggcggggccaggggaggaggcggcgggcgcggggccgccggggccggggccggcccgccTGGCCCGGCTGCCGCTGgcgcgggtgaaggcgctggtgaAGGCGGACCCGGACGTCAGCCTGGCCAGCCAGGAGGCCGTCTTCGTCCTGGCGCGGGCCACG GAGTTGTTTGTTGAAACCATAGCCAAAGATGCTTACGTGTACGCtcagcaaggaaaaaggaaaactctgCAGAGAAAAGACCTGG ATAATGCCATTGAAGCTATTGATGAATTCGCTTTTTTGGAAG gtaCTTTGGACTAA
- the PRAM1 gene encoding PML-RARA-regulated adapter molecule 1 — protein sequence MKPMTLKECKKEEKADREFQKKFKFEGSINILTQMMVDPAAMEKRGGGKNLPLRRGEILDVIQFTNQDQILCRNSQRRYGYVPRAVMLHLDTDIYDDVEIYG from the exons ATGAAACCAATGACACTCAAGGAAtgcaagaaggaagagaaggcagacaGGGAGTTTCAGAAGAAATTCAAG TTCGAAGGAAGCATCAACATCCTGACTCAGATGATGGTCGACCCTGCAGCAATGGAGaagaggggtggagggaagaacCTGCCGCTGAGACGAGGAGAAATTCTTGATGTCATTCAGTTTACAAATCAGGATCAAATCCTCTGCCGAAACAGCCAGAGGAGGT ATGGCTACGTGCCCCGGGCCGTGATGCTACACCT GGACACTGACATCTATGATGACGTTGAGATTTACG GTTGA
- the LOC143170661 gene encoding excitatory amino acid transporter 5-like, whose protein sequence is MWERVRRALLNSLSSTFRHVWKWVRAFWHKNGLLTLSMLSVATGCLLGFLLRTLELTELEKQYFSFPGELLMRMLKMLILPLITSSLMSGLATMDSKACGKMGVITITYYLWTTFMAVTVGIILVVSIHPGAAAQKDDYSVGKVVLSSADALLDLIRNMFPSNLIEASFQQYRTVLVPVVKSPGFPKIPGKSLSFIYFAPDDENPEIHLPVLLELTPSPEITYRTLPGTSNEMNVLGIVIFSATIGLLLGKMGERGTPLVNVCQCLNEAVMKIVSMAVWYFPFGIVFLIAGKILEMEDPLVIGQKLGLYAVTVVSGLVIHGLVLLPLLFVLITKKNPFAFIQGILQALLIALATSSSSATLPITLKCLLENNGIDRRIARFVLPVGATINMDGTALYEAIAAIFIAQVNEYDLDLGQIITISITATAASIGAAGIPQSGLVTMVIVLTSVGLPTNDITLIVAVDWALDRFRTMTNVLGDALAAGIIAHVCKKDFAPKPPTQDPVSNTDKFPSVETSRLHPKDNVIEMIEETLFNQTGVRYNICQV, encoded by the exons ATGTGGGAGCGGGTCAGGAGAGCTTTGCTGAACTCACTGTCCTCGACCTTCCGGCATGTCTGGAAGTGGGTACGGGCTTTCTGGCATAAAAATGGCCTCTTGACCCTGTCGATGCTGTCGGTTGCCACCGGGTGCCTCCTGGGGTTCCTGCTGCGGACGCTGGAGCTGACGGAGCTG GAGaagcagtatttttcctttcctggagaGCTCCTCATGAGGATGTTGAAGATGCTGATCCTGCCCTTGATCACCTCCAG CCTCATGTCCGGGCTGGCCACCATGGACTCCAAGGCCTGCGGGAAGATGGGGGTGATCACCATCACCTACTACCTCTGGACAACCTTCATGGCAGTGACCGTCGGAATCATTCTCGTGGTCAGCATCCACCCTGGCGCAGCTGCCCAGAAGGACGACTACTCTGTGGGAAAAGTGGTGCTCAGCTCCGCTGATGCGTTACTGGATTTAATCAG AAACATGTTTCCTTCTAATCTCATTGAAGCTTCGTTCCAGCAG TATCGAACTGTTCTTGTCCCGGTGGTGAAGTCTCCTGGCTTTCCAAAGATCCCAGGGAAATCTCTcagttttatttactttgcaCCCGACGATGAAAACCCTGAAATTCATCTGCCTGTGCTCCTCGAGCTGACGCCGTCACCTGAGATAACCTACAGGACCCTGCCCGGGACCAGCAATGAGATGAATGTCTTGGGAATTGTCATCTTCTCAGCAACGATAG GACTTCTCCTGGGAAAAATGGGCGAGCGAGGAACTCCGCTGGTTAACGTGTGCCAGTGCCTGAACGAAGCAGTTATGAAAATTGTCTCAATGGCAGTTTG GTACTTCCCCTTTGGCATTGTATTTCTCATCGCTGGAAAGATCCTGGAGATGGAAGACCCACTGGTTATAGGACAGAAGCTGGGACTATATGCTGTTACAGTAGTGTCAGGGCTAGTCATCCACGGACTCGTTCTCTTACCTCTGCTTTTTGTGCTCATCACCAAGAAAAACCCCTTTGCTTTCATTCAGGGGATACTGCAAGCCCTGCTGATTGCCTTGGCTACATCTTCCAG CTCAGCAACCTTGCCCATCACCCTGAAGTGTCTCCTGGAAAACAACGGAATAGACAGACGCATAGCACGATTTGTCCTCCCTGTCGGTGCCACCATCAACATGGATGGCACGGCACTGTATGAAGCGATAGCTGCTATCTTTATTGCCCAGGTCAATGAATATGACTTGGATTTGGGACAAATTATAACAATAAG cataacagcaacagcagcaagcaTAGGGGCGGCCGGGATCCCCCAGTCCGGACTCGTTACAATGGTCATCGTGCTAACTTCTGTTGGGCTGCCAACCAACGATATCACACTCATCGTTGCAGTCGACTGGGCTCT GGATCGATTTCGAACTATGACCAATGTCCTTGGTGATGCTCTGGCTGCTGGCATCATAGCACATGTCTGCAAGAAAGACTTTGCCCCAAAGCCCCCCACG cAAGATCCAGTAAGCAACACAGACAAGTTTCCTTCTGTAGAGACCTCACGTCTGCATCCCAAAGATAACGTGATTGAAATGATTGAAGAAACTTTGTTCAATCAGACAGGAGTTCGTTATAACATCTGTCAGGTGTAG